The following are from one region of the Chromobacterium phragmitis genome:
- a CDS encoding heavy metal translocating P-type ATPase yields the protein MTQSLLTLPVAGMSCAACAARIEKQLNRMDGVEAAVSFANESAQLRYDPERTDPGKLVDAIVRCGFDVPRQTLELAIGGMSCAACAARLEKALNRLPGVEASVNFAAESARVSYLPGVIGRERVWEAARKAGFQPSLREEGHGEAEAAARYRRELAWFAASALLTLPFMAEMAMMFAGGHHGWLPRMWQLALATPVQFVVGWRFYRGAWQALRGGVANMDVLVALGTSMAWLLSAVVTLWNLEDQHVYFEASAAVITLVLLGKLLEARAKGKTSAAIAALVKLAPRTARVERGGELIEVAVDQLQRGDVVVVRHGDSLPVDGEVVEGQAWLDESMLTGESRPVAKQAGDKVYAATRNQDGMLKVRATGVGEETQLAEIVRMVAAAQGSKAPIQRLADRISAVFVPAVSAVALLTFLLMGWQDGDWARALIHAVAVLVIACPCALGLATPTAVMVGVGNGARRGILFRNAAALEQAGKVGVLLVDKTGTLTEGRPTLRHALALDGGEDRLIQLAASAEAGSEHPLAHALLQRAKELELPLLTCERFRADVGNGVEAALPGVGVIRVGVPSWIGLDLPAEAAAWPLEGNTVVAVSLDDQPLGLLALADPLRDSSKAAVAALRGLGVKVVMLTGDHEATARSIAAEAGIAEWRAGMKPQDKADVVKYWQQQGCKVAMLGDGVNDAPALAAADVSLAMGAGSDVAIAAADITLMHGDLAHAVDAIRLSRASLAKIRQNLAFAFVYNVLGIPLAAVGMLNPVIAGAAMAASSVSVVSNSLLLRRWR from the coding sequence ATGACACAATCCCTGCTGACCCTGCCGGTCGCCGGCATGAGCTGCGCCGCCTGCGCCGCGCGAATCGAAAAGCAGCTGAACCGAATGGACGGCGTGGAAGCCGCGGTGAGTTTCGCCAATGAAAGCGCCCAGCTGCGCTACGACCCGGAGCGAACCGACCCGGGCAAACTGGTGGACGCCATCGTCCGTTGCGGTTTCGACGTGCCGCGGCAAACGCTGGAGCTGGCGATAGGCGGGATGAGCTGCGCCGCTTGCGCCGCCCGGCTGGAGAAGGCGTTGAACCGCTTGCCCGGCGTGGAGGCCAGCGTCAATTTCGCCGCCGAATCGGCGCGGGTATCCTATCTGCCGGGCGTGATCGGTCGCGAGCGGGTATGGGAGGCGGCGCGCAAGGCGGGCTTCCAGCCTTCGCTGCGGGAGGAAGGGCATGGCGAGGCCGAAGCGGCCGCGCGGTATCGGCGCGAGCTGGCCTGGTTCGCCGCGTCCGCGTTGCTGACGCTGCCGTTCATGGCGGAGATGGCGATGATGTTCGCCGGCGGCCACCACGGCTGGCTGCCCAGGATGTGGCAACTGGCGCTGGCGACGCCGGTGCAGTTCGTCGTCGGCTGGCGTTTCTATCGCGGCGCCTGGCAGGCGTTGCGCGGCGGCGTCGCCAATATGGATGTGTTGGTGGCGCTGGGCACCAGCATGGCCTGGTTGTTGTCGGCGGTGGTCACGCTGTGGAATCTGGAGGACCAGCACGTGTATTTCGAAGCCAGCGCGGCGGTGATCACGCTGGTGTTGCTGGGCAAGCTGCTGGAGGCGAGGGCCAAGGGCAAGACTTCGGCGGCGATCGCCGCGCTGGTGAAGCTGGCGCCCAGGACCGCCCGCGTCGAGCGCGGCGGCGAGCTGATCGAGGTGGCGGTGGACCAACTGCAACGCGGCGACGTGGTGGTGGTTCGCCACGGCGACAGCTTGCCGGTTGACGGCGAGGTGGTGGAAGGCCAGGCCTGGCTGGACGAGAGCATGCTGACCGGCGAGAGCCGGCCGGTGGCCAAGCAGGCGGGAGACAAGGTGTACGCCGCCACCCGCAACCAGGACGGCATGCTCAAGGTGCGCGCCACCGGCGTGGGCGAGGAAACCCAGTTGGCCGAGATCGTGCGCATGGTGGCGGCGGCCCAGGGCAGCAAGGCGCCGATCCAGCGGCTGGCCGACCGCATTTCGGCGGTGTTCGTGCCGGCGGTCAGCGCGGTGGCGCTGCTGACTTTCCTGCTGATGGGCTGGCAAGACGGAGACTGGGCGCGGGCCTTGATCCACGCGGTGGCGGTGCTGGTGATCGCGTGCCCGTGCGCGTTGGGATTGGCCACGCCGACCGCGGTGATGGTGGGCGTGGGCAACGGCGCGCGCCGGGGCATATTATTCCGCAACGCGGCGGCGCTGGAGCAGGCGGGCAAGGTGGGTGTGCTGTTGGTGGACAAGACCGGGACCTTGACCGAGGGGCGGCCCACGCTGCGCCACGCGCTGGCGCTGGATGGCGGCGAAGACCGGCTGATCCAGCTGGCGGCCAGCGCCGAGGCCGGTTCCGAACATCCGCTGGCCCATGCCTTGTTGCAGCGAGCGAAAGAATTGGAACTGCCGCTGCTGACTTGCGAGCGCTTCCGCGCCGACGTCGGCAACGGCGTCGAGGCGGCTCTGCCCGGCGTGGGCGTCATCAGGGTGGGCGTGCCGTCCTGGATCGGCCTGGATCTGCCGGCAGAGGCGGCGGCCTGGCCGCTGGAGGGCAATACGGTGGTAGCGGTCAGTCTGGACGACCAGCCGTTGGGCCTGCTGGCCTTGGCCGATCCCCTGCGCGACAGCTCCAAGGCCGCGGTGGCCGCGTTGCGAGGCCTGGGCGTCAAGGTGGTGATGCTGACCGGCGACCATGAGGCCACCGCGCGCAGCATCGCCGCCGAAGCCGGCATCGCCGAGTGGCGCGCCGGCATGAAGCCGCAAGACAAGGCCGATGTGGTCAAATACTGGCAACAGCAAGGCTGCAAAGTGGCGATGCTGGGGGACGGCGTCAACGACGCGCCGGCGCTGGCGGCGGCCGACGTCAGCCTGGCGATGGGCGCCGGCTCCGACGTGGCCATCGCCGCCGCCGACATCACGCTGATGCACGGCGATCTGGCGCACGCGGTGGACGCTATCCGCTTGTCGCGAGCCAGCTTGGCCAAAATCCGCCAGAACCTGGCCTTCGCTTTCGTCTACAACGTGCTGGGCATTCCCTTGGCGGCCGTCGGCATGCTGAATCCGGTGATCGCCGGCGCGGCGATGGCGGCGAGCTCGGTGTCGGTAGTGTCCAACTCGCTGTTGTTGCGCCGCTGGCGCTGA
- a CDS encoding heavy-metal-associated domain-containing protein, which translates to MADVILNIDGMTCGGCVKSVTGLLSGMAGVSDAQVSLEDKQARVAYDAEVVSPQELAAAVADAGFDVTF; encoded by the coding sequence ATGGCGGACGTGATCCTGAATATTGACGGCATGACCTGCGGCGGCTGCGTGAAGAGCGTGACCGGCCTGTTGAGCGGCATGGCGGGCGTCAGCGACGCTCAAGTCAGCCTGGAAGACAAGCAGGCGCGCGTGGCTTATGACGCCGAGGTGGTGTCGCCGCAGGAGCTGGCGGCGGCGGTGGCGGACGCCGGCTTCGATGTGACGTTCTGA
- a CDS encoding DUF190 domain-containing protein: MQGYQLSFFTQQGHRHHGVPLAEWILQEARRLGIGGATLFAASEGFGGDRRIHAARFFELADQPEEVTMALSAAEADMLLDRLRGEGVKVFYVKTPVEYGMLGEN, from the coding sequence ATGCAAGGCTACCAACTGTCTTTCTTCACCCAGCAGGGGCATCGCCACCACGGCGTGCCGCTGGCGGAATGGATCTTGCAGGAAGCCCGGCGGCTGGGCATAGGCGGCGCGACGCTGTTCGCCGCCAGCGAAGGCTTCGGCGGCGACCGCCGCATCCACGCCGCACGCTTTTTCGAGCTGGCCGACCAGCCTGAGGAGGTGACGATGGCCCTCAGCGCGGCGGAAGCGGACATGCTGCTGGACCGGCTGCGCGGCGAAGGCGTCAAGGTGTTCTACGTGAAAACGCCGGTGGAGTACGGCATGCTGGGCGAAAACTGA
- a CDS encoding 3',5'-cyclic-nucleotide phosphodiesterase has protein sequence MHIRILGASACIGQPGQTTCFQIGGDTLIDCGTGCASLAEEELLAVRRVLLSHGHIDHCGLLPLLADAHACRQGPGIEVYGLAETLDALRQNLFNGKLWPDYTQTPSSDRPWVKLVPVEVGDAVPLVEGMATALPAQHSVPALGWLVEGPWRAMAFSGDSGPCPAFWHWVCGVPSLTDVICEVTYSDEHLQEAMRQGHMTPSLLAPLLADLPPNAHLWLSHGDPGCRDALIEQMLRQAPPGLHVARLKEGALIEL, from the coding sequence ATGCACATCCGGATATTGGGCGCGTCCGCCTGTATCGGCCAGCCAGGCCAGACCACCTGCTTCCAGATAGGCGGCGACACGCTGATCGATTGCGGCACCGGCTGCGCCAGCCTGGCCGAGGAAGAGCTGCTGGCCGTGCGGCGCGTGCTGCTCAGCCACGGCCACATCGACCATTGCGGCCTGCTGCCGCTGCTGGCCGACGCCCATGCCTGCCGCCAAGGGCCCGGCATCGAGGTTTACGGCCTGGCCGAAACACTGGACGCGCTGCGCCAGAACCTGTTCAACGGCAAGCTATGGCCCGACTACACCCAAACGCCCTCTTCCGACCGTCCCTGGGTAAAACTGGTTCCGGTGGAGGTGGGCGACGCGGTGCCGCTGGTAGAGGGCATGGCCACCGCGCTGCCGGCCCAGCACAGCGTGCCGGCTCTGGGATGGCTGGTGGAGGGCCCGTGGCGGGCGATGGCCTTCAGCGGCGACTCCGGCCCCTGCCCGGCCTTCTGGCACTGGGTATGCGGCGTGCCTTCGCTGACCGACGTGATCTGCGAAGTGACCTATAGCGACGAACATCTGCAGGAGGCGATGCGGCAAGGGCACATGACCCCGTCCCTGCTGGCGCCGCTGCTGGCCGACCTGCCGCCCAACGCCCATCTGTGGCTGTCTCACGGCGATCCCGGCTGCAGAGACGCCCTGATCGAGCAGATGCTGCGGCAGGCGCCGCCCGGACTGCATGTCGCCAGGCTGAAGGAAGGCGCGCTGATCGAACTTTGA
- a CDS encoding S9 family peptidase, with protein MKVQMLAAATAAVLASSASAAEIPLRDFFRNPEQSHFTVSPGGGSVAFLAPWASRRNIVVRRPGKPDQRVTSVKDRDLAGYFWKGDKRLVYVKDNGGDENFHLYSVDLDSGKTRDLTPFPGVRAEIVDGLIDNDDQLLISLNKRDPEVFDVYRIDLKTGRMKLEAKNPGRVTGWETDHAGNVRIAIETDGVNNTVLYRDKPGGKFRKLLTTNFRESFSPLFFTFDNQRFYAASNLGRDKTAIVEYDPKTGKEVREVYARADVDVDGLSYSRKRKAITCASYETDKPGRECFDPVSRELYARLQSHFPGYQVDIQSADRDESRFVVAAWNDKTQGKRYLYDSKTRQFALLADIAPWLPEDRMASVKPIQYQSRDGLTIHGYLTLPKGKEAAKGLPVIVNPHGGPWARDSWGFNPEAQFFASRGWAVLQMNFRGSTGYGRQFWEASFKEWGGKMQDDVTDGVSWLVKEGVADPKRVCIYGGSYGGYATLAGIVKTPELYRCAVDYVGVSNLFTFMTTIPPYWKPMLDSMYEMVGHPDKDKALLRERSPVFHVDRIQAPLLVLQGAKDPRVNINESNQIVDALKKRGVEVEYLVKENEGHGFHNEENRFDAYAAMERFFKKHLD; from the coding sequence ATGAAAGTGCAGATGCTGGCGGCGGCGACCGCCGCGGTTTTGGCGAGCTCCGCCTCGGCGGCGGAGATACCGTTGCGCGACTTTTTCCGCAATCCGGAGCAGAGCCATTTCACCGTGTCGCCAGGCGGCGGCAGCGTGGCTTTCCTCGCGCCGTGGGCGTCGCGCCGCAACATCGTGGTGCGCCGTCCGGGCAAGCCGGATCAGCGCGTCACTTCGGTGAAGGACCGGGATCTCGCCGGTTATTTCTGGAAGGGCGACAAGCGTCTGGTTTACGTCAAGGACAACGGCGGCGATGAGAACTTCCACCTGTACAGCGTGGATCTGGACAGCGGCAAGACCCGCGACCTGACGCCGTTTCCCGGCGTGCGCGCGGAGATTGTCGACGGCTTGATCGACAACGACGACCAGCTCTTGATCAGCCTGAACAAGCGCGATCCCGAGGTGTTCGACGTTTACCGCATCGATCTGAAAACCGGAAGGATGAAGCTGGAGGCGAAGAACCCGGGCAGGGTGACCGGCTGGGAAACCGATCATGCCGGCAATGTCCGCATCGCCATCGAAACCGACGGCGTCAACAACACCGTGCTGTACCGCGACAAGCCGGGCGGCAAGTTCCGCAAGCTGCTCACCACCAATTTCCGCGAAAGTTTCTCGCCGCTGTTTTTCACTTTCGACAACCAGCGTTTCTACGCCGCCAGCAATCTGGGCCGCGACAAGACCGCCATCGTCGAATACGACCCCAAGACCGGCAAGGAGGTGAGGGAGGTCTACGCCCGCGCCGACGTGGATGTGGACGGTTTGAGCTACTCGCGCAAGCGCAAGGCGATCACCTGCGCCAGCTATGAGACCGACAAGCCGGGGCGGGAATGCTTCGACCCCGTCTCGCGCGAGCTGTACGCCAGGCTGCAGTCCCATTTCCCGGGCTACCAGGTGGATATCCAGTCCGCCGATCGCGACGAAAGCCGTTTCGTGGTGGCCGCGTGGAACGACAAGACCCAGGGCAAGCGCTACCTTTACGACAGCAAGACGAGGCAGTTCGCGCTGTTGGCCGACATCGCGCCGTGGCTGCCGGAGGACAGGATGGCCTCGGTCAAGCCCATCCAGTACCAGAGCCGGGATGGTCTGACCATACACGGCTACTTGACGCTGCCCAAGGGCAAGGAGGCGGCCAAGGGGCTGCCAGTGATCGTCAATCCGCACGGCGGGCCGTGGGCGCGGGACAGCTGGGGTTTCAATCCAGAGGCGCAGTTCTTCGCCAGCCGGGGCTGGGCGGTGCTGCAGATGAATTTCCGCGGCTCCACCGGCTACGGGCGCCAATTCTGGGAGGCTTCGTTCAAGGAATGGGGCGGCAAGATGCAGGACGACGTCACCGACGGCGTGAGCTGGCTGGTCAAGGAAGGCGTGGCCGATCCCAAGAGAGTGTGCATTTACGGCGGAAGCTACGGCGGTTACGCCACGCTGGCCGGCATCGTCAAGACGCCTGAGCTGTACCGCTGCGCGGTGGATTATGTCGGGGTGTCCAACCTGTTCACTTTCATGACCACCATTCCGCCGTACTGGAAGCCGATGCTGGACTCGATGTACGAGATGGTGGGCCATCCGGACAAGGACAAGGCGCTGTTGCGCGAGCGCTCGCCGGTATTCCATGTCGACCGCATCCAGGCGCCGTTATTGGTGCTGCAGGGGGCCAAGGACCCGCGCGTCAACATCAACGAATCCAACCAGATCGTGGACGCGCTGAAGAAGCGCGGCGTGGAGGTCGAATACCTGGTCAAAGAGAACGAAGGCCACGGTTTCCACAACGAGGAGAACCGGTTCGACGCCTACGCCGCGATGGAGCGTTTTTTCAAGAAGCACCTGGATTGA
- a CDS encoding amino acid ABC transporter permease produces MIPAVILDNLDYLLWGNAAGGEPGGLLLTAFLSLAAALLASGLGLALGIAQLMGGPALRRALMAATAVLRAIPVLMLIFWCYFLLPLLFGVDIPGMLTVILALALIHSAYLGQAVLAGLTAVGRGQWMAGLALGFTRWQTLRWLILPQALRIMLPSFVNQWVSLLKDSSLAYIVGVAEFTFVATQVNNREQVYPLEIFSAIAAGYLLLCGLLQWLGHWGARRWRPAPA; encoded by the coding sequence ATGATTCCGGCCGTGATACTGGACAACCTGGACTATCTGCTTTGGGGCAATGCGGCTGGCGGAGAGCCGGGCGGCCTGCTGCTGACCGCTTTCTTGAGCCTGGCCGCGGCATTGCTGGCCAGCGGGCTGGGCCTGGCGCTGGGCATCGCCCAACTGATGGGCGGGCCGGCGCTGCGCCGCGCGCTGATGGCCGCCACCGCCGTGCTGCGCGCGATCCCGGTGCTGATGCTGATCTTCTGGTGCTATTTCCTGCTGCCGCTGCTGTTCGGCGTCGACATCCCCGGCATGCTGACGGTGATCCTGGCGCTGGCGCTGATCCACTCGGCCTATCTGGGCCAGGCGGTGCTGGCCGGCCTGACGGCGGTGGGCCGCGGTCAATGGATGGCTGGGCTGGCGCTGGGCTTCACCCGCTGGCAGACGCTGCGCTGGCTGATCCTGCCGCAGGCGCTGCGCATCATGCTGCCCTCCTTCGTCAACCAGTGGGTATCGCTGCTGAAAGACAGCTCGCTGGCCTATATCGTCGGCGTCGCCGAGTTCACCTTCGTCGCCACCCAGGTCAACAACCGCGAGCAGGTGTATCCGCTGGAAATCTTCAGCGCCATCGCCGCGGGCTACCTGCTGCTGTGCGGCCTGCTGCAGTGGCTGGGGCATTGGGGGGCGCGGCGCTGGCGGCCCGCGCCGGCATGA
- a CDS encoding amino acid ABC transporter permease: protein MTPPTWLGHNWLEPHYLVWLGKGALLTGWLSLLVIFAASLLGIALTAFLDSPWRPLRLAVRAWQGLHRNTPLMVQLLLWYFGVSGLLPDEAKIWLNTPRALALLFDLTLPWPSFEFLAAFTALTLYSAAFISGELQAGLNAVAKGQRLAARALGMSGWQALRLVVLPQAWQLVKRPLVGQYTAIVKNTSLTMAIGLAELSYASRQVETETLLAFQSFAAATALYLILVLITQLLAQRPEPAWRTLR from the coding sequence ATGACCCCACCCACCTGGCTCGGCCACAATTGGCTGGAGCCGCATTACCTCGTCTGGCTGGGCAAGGGCGCGCTGCTCACCGGCTGGCTGTCGCTGCTGGTGATATTCGCCGCCAGCCTGCTCGGCATCGCGCTCACCGCCTTTCTGGATTCGCCGTGGCGGCCGCTGCGGCTGGCCGTCCGCGCCTGGCAGGGCCTGCACCGCAACACGCCGCTGATGGTGCAGCTGCTCTTGTGGTATTTCGGCGTGTCCGGCCTGCTGCCGGACGAGGCTAAAATCTGGCTGAACACGCCGCGCGCGCTGGCCTTGCTGTTCGATCTGACCCTGCCCTGGCCGTCGTTCGAATTCCTGGCCGCCTTCACCGCGCTGACGCTGTACAGCGCCGCCTTCATCAGCGGCGAGCTGCAGGCCGGCCTCAACGCCGTGGCCAAGGGCCAGCGGCTGGCGGCGCGCGCGCTGGGCATGAGCGGCTGGCAAGCGTTGCGCCTGGTGGTGCTGCCGCAAGCCTGGCAGCTGGTGAAGCGGCCGCTGGTCGGCCAGTACACCGCCATCGTCAAGAACACCTCGCTGACCATGGCCATCGGCCTGGCCGAGCTCTCCTACGCCTCTCGCCAGGTGGAGACCGAGACGCTGCTGGCCTTCCAGTCCTTCGCCGCCGCCACCGCGCTGTATCTGATCCTGGTGTTGATCACCCAGTTGCTGGCCCAGCGGCCGGAACCGGCCTGGAGGACGCTGCGATGA
- a CDS encoding ABC transporter substrate-binding protein yields the protein MKNTLALALAVALTSTAALADRLDDIKKAGVLRVAAFDSNPPFGFLDAKTRQISGLDVDVAQRIAKKLGVKLQLIPTNPANRVPLLVSGKADLVAANFTVTDERKKQVDFSLPYFASGQQFIVRKGALQKPEQLAGLRVGVDKGTTQEVYLRDKYPKTTVVAYDDTPLAFTALRNGNVQAITQDGSKLAALLANAPDKAKYELAPFTLTREFQAIGLPKGEARLTKVVNETLRELEKSGDAAKIYDHWFGPKTKAPLPRDFKIGDAA from the coding sequence ATGAAAAACACACTCGCACTCGCTCTCGCGGTCGCCCTGACCTCCACCGCCGCCCTGGCCGACCGCCTGGACGACATCAAGAAAGCCGGCGTGCTGCGCGTCGCCGCCTTCGACAGCAACCCGCCGTTCGGCTTCCTCGATGCCAAAACCCGCCAGATTTCCGGCCTGGACGTGGACGTGGCGCAGCGCATCGCCAAGAAGCTGGGCGTGAAGCTGCAACTGATCCCGACCAACCCGGCCAACCGCGTGCCGCTGTTGGTGTCCGGCAAGGCCGACCTCGTGGCCGCCAACTTCACCGTCACCGACGAGCGCAAGAAGCAAGTGGACTTCAGCCTGCCCTACTTCGCCTCCGGCCAGCAGTTCATCGTCCGCAAGGGCGCGCTGCAGAAGCCGGAGCAGCTGGCCGGCCTGCGCGTAGGCGTGGACAAGGGCACCACCCAGGAAGTGTACCTGCGCGACAAGTATCCGAAGACCACCGTGGTGGCGTATGACGACACCCCGCTCGCCTTCACCGCGCTGCGCAACGGCAACGTCCAGGCCATCACCCAGGACGGCTCCAAGCTGGCCGCGCTGTTGGCCAACGCGCCGGACAAGGCCAAGTACGAACTGGCGCCGTTCACGCTGACCCGCGAATTCCAGGCCATCGGCCTGCCCAAGGGCGAGGCGCGGCTGACCAAGGTGGTGAACGAGACGCTGCGCGAACTGGAAAAGAGCGGCGACGCGGCCAAGATCTACGACCACTGGTTCGGCCCCAAGACCAAGGCCCCGCTGCCGCGCGACTTCAAGATCGGCGACGCGGCCTGA
- a CDS encoding CDP-alcohol phosphatidyltransferase family protein — MVSIYQLKSRFQQLLRPLLGALVKLGIRANHVTLFAMLSSFAYGLWLWRDVGSPLPWALLPLFLFLRMALNAIDGMLAREYGQQSRLGGMLNEAGDVVSDAALYLPFALIAPTPLLAVLCVLLAFLTEYIGVLGPMLGAARRYDGPFGKSDRAFAYGLCALLLAWRPQWAAHADGVFAAGLVLLLMTCANRARAILAEGENRV, encoded by the coding sequence ATGGTCAGCATTTATCAATTGAAGTCCCGCTTTCAGCAGCTGCTGCGCCCCTTGCTCGGCGCGCTGGTCAAACTGGGCATCCGCGCCAATCACGTCACCTTGTTCGCCATGCTGTCTTCCTTCGCTTACGGCTTGTGGCTGTGGCGGGATGTCGGCAGCCCCTTGCCCTGGGCGCTGTTGCCCTTATTCCTGTTCTTGCGCATGGCGCTGAACGCGATAGACGGCATGCTCGCGCGCGAATACGGCCAGCAATCGAGGCTGGGCGGGATGCTCAACGAGGCGGGCGACGTGGTGTCGGACGCCGCCTTGTACCTGCCATTCGCGCTGATCGCGCCGACGCCGCTGCTGGCTGTGCTGTGCGTGCTGTTGGCGTTCCTGACCGAATACATCGGCGTGCTGGGGCCCATGCTGGGCGCGGCGCGCCGCTATGACGGGCCGTTCGGCAAGAGCGACCGCGCTTTCGCCTATGGCTTGTGCGCCTTGCTGCTGGCCTGGCGGCCGCAATGGGCGGCGCATGCCGACGGGGTGTTCGCTGCCGGGCTGGTTCTGTTGTTGATGACCTGCGCCAACCGAGCCCGGGCCATTCTGGCCGAAGGAGAAAACCGTGTTTAA
- a CDS encoding phosphatidate cytidylyltransferase: MFKPVLPPPLLYALGGVFLLLVVATAVIALLEKSKPEKNWLELKLRVRTWWWIVGFFSLTLLGNVTLALAVFGIISFLALKEYLTLCSTRSADHLVLFWAYLSIPLQYYWLSIHWYGMFIVFIPVYAFLFVPMRMVLIGETQGFLKAAASLQWGLMICVFCLSHMAGVLTLPQLTKIGEPGQGAMLLFYLVALTQLNDVAQYLWGKAIGRRKVAPKVSPNKTLGGFLGGAATTSLLGWALGPALTPFSPLHAAMAGLLIGSMGFIGDIVISAVKRDIGVKDSGRLLPGHGGVLDRLDSLTYTAPLFFHFVHYLYF, encoded by the coding sequence GTGTTTAAGCCTGTCCTGCCCCCGCCGCTGTTGTACGCGCTGGGCGGAGTGTTCCTGTTGTTGGTGGTCGCCACCGCCGTCATCGCCCTGCTGGAGAAGAGCAAGCCCGAGAAAAACTGGCTGGAGCTGAAGCTGCGGGTGCGCACCTGGTGGTGGATCGTCGGTTTCTTTTCCTTGACGCTGCTGGGCAATGTGACGCTGGCGCTGGCGGTGTTCGGCATCATCAGCTTCCTGGCGCTGAAAGAGTACCTGACGCTGTGCTCCACCCGCAGCGCCGACCACCTGGTGCTGTTCTGGGCCTATCTGAGCATCCCGCTGCAGTACTACTGGCTGAGCATCCACTGGTACGGCATGTTCATCGTCTTCATCCCGGTGTACGCCTTCCTGTTCGTGCCGATGCGCATGGTGCTGATAGGCGAAACCCAGGGTTTCCTGAAGGCCGCGGCTTCGCTGCAATGGGGGCTGATGATCTGCGTGTTCTGCCTCAGCCATATGGCGGGGGTGCTGACGCTGCCGCAACTGACCAAGATCGGCGAGCCGGGCCAGGGCGCGATGCTGCTGTTCTACCTGGTGGCGCTGACCCAGCTCAACGACGTGGCCCAGTATTTGTGGGGCAAGGCGATAGGCCGGCGCAAGGTGGCGCCCAAGGTCAGCCCCAACAAGACGCTGGGCGGCTTCTTGGGCGGCGCGGCCACCACCAGCCTGCTCGGCTGGGCGCTGGGGCCGGCGCTGACGCCGTTCAGCCCGCTGCACGCGGCGATGGCCGGCTTGTTGATCGGCTCCATGGGCTTCATCGGCGACATCGTCATCTCCGCGGTGAAGCGCGACATCGGCGTCAAGGATTCCGGCAGGCTGCTGCCAGGGCATGGCGGGGTGCTGGACCGGCTGGATTCGCTGACCTACACCGCGCCCTTGTTCTTCCATTTCGTCCATTACCTGTATTTCTAA
- a CDS encoding lysophospholipid acyltransferase family protein, protein MNRLLRILFALLLARPVVRLWFGVTVRHPQRLPFKGPAIVVANHNSHLDILALYSLFPLGLIPNVQPAAAADYFLRNRLFAWFATRVVGIIPVVRGGVAKGMDPLEGCRQALADGRILILFPEGTRGEPEALSEIKSGIWYLSRDFPDVPVVPVYLHGLGRAMGRGQWLPIPFFVDAAVGRPLQWLEDRTEFRQRIRDALLHLKQKTLPAAAGQEGQG, encoded by the coding sequence ATGAATCGTTTGCTCCGCATCTTGTTCGCGCTGCTGCTGGCCCGTCCGGTGGTGAGGCTGTGGTTCGGCGTCACCGTGCGGCATCCGCAGCGGCTGCCGTTCAAGGGACCGGCCATCGTGGTGGCCAACCACAACAGCCACCTCGATATCCTGGCGTTGTACAGCCTGTTTCCGCTGGGGTTGATCCCCAATGTCCAGCCGGCCGCCGCCGCCGATTATTTCCTGCGCAACCGCCTGTTCGCCTGGTTCGCCACCCGGGTGGTCGGCATCATTCCGGTGGTGCGCGGCGGCGTGGCCAAGGGCATGGACCCGCTGGAAGGCTGCCGCCAGGCGCTGGCGGACGGCCGCATCCTGATCCTGTTCCCGGAAGGCACGCGCGGCGAGCCGGAAGCGCTGTCCGAGATCAAATCCGGCATCTGGTATCTGTCCCGCGACTTTCCCGATGTGCCGGTGGTGCCGGTCTATCTGCACGGACTGGGCCGGGCGATGGGGCGCGGCCAGTGGCTGCCGATCCCGTTCTTCGTCGACGCGGCGGTGGGGCGGCCGCTGCAATGGCTGGAGGACCGGACCGAATTCCGCCAGCGCATCCGCGATGCGCTGCTGCATCTGAAACAGAAAACTCTGCCGGCCGCAGCCGGGCAGGAAGGACAAGGCTAA